The genomic stretch GGAGGTTCTACCTGCACTGCATAGGCACggcgaagaggaaggtCTACAACCCGAGCGACCACTTCCCAATCTACGCAGTGCTGGACGTGTAGGGGCGCAGCCCCTGGAACTGAGGCCTGAGAGCCCGTTAAATGTGCATTCACCGTGTGGCCACAGGGCACCAGCCTTAGTATTGAATAAACGAGCGATGTACGAGGAAAAGTGCACGCGGACATACAAGTGTGTGGAGCCGTGTATAGAGAGTGTAGAGATTAGGTGTGAATGGCCAGGTGCACGTCGAGGCTGACGTCCTCGTTGGCGAAGTGGTCGACGGGAAGAGCCTCGCCCAGGTCGGCCATCTGCTCCCAGCGCTCAATGTTCTTCTTGAGCTGGACTATGCAGACGTCGTACACGCGGTTTGAGCAGTGCACGCGCGAGAGCGAACGCCGGTTCCCGTACTCGTCGTAGTCCAGGTCGTCCACGTTTAGGGCGTGGTGGGAGTCGATGTTGCCGGTCACGAGCTCGACGAAGTGGAAGCTGTCCGAGTCCTGGTTGTTCGGCATCGCGTCCTCGCCCGCATGGCCGGAGGCATCCACGTCGTTGTGGTCGTAGGCCCTGGAGGACTCGCTCAGCTCGCCCGAGAGCAGCAAAGGCTTAGCCTTATGCGAGTTTGGATGGTCTAAGGGAAGAGAGTTAGAGTAATTTATGTTCATGTGACAGTAATTTGATGTAAATTAAGTAAGGTTGGGTACATGGAAGTAGCTAGAGTAGTGTACATGGCATTAGTAAGAGTAGTTAGTGTAGTGCATGGTAGGTAAggttatataaataaactagtGCAAGTAGCAGTAAATAAACTCACGTGGTATTTTGGACAGCTCCTCGTAGAGGGGAGCAACTACGAGACTTAGGAAGCCACTCTGGGCCTTGGGGACGTCCCTGTGCCTCGTGGAGTCGCAGAGGGCACTCACAGGAAGGTCAAGACTCTTCTCCAGATCACCCTGGGAGTAAAACTCGCACAGGAGGCGCTGGGCCCACTCATAACTGAGGTCCCAGGTTATGCAGGTGGACCCCAAATCGGACGCCTTTATCAGCATCTTACAGATGCTCCAGAGCTCGTCGCCAACATTGAAGTCACGTGAGATCCTCTTCAGCCTACAAGAATTATAAGAGTTGAGCGTTAGTATTTTATGCTTTTGTAGTTTAAGTGTTAGTAGCTTGTGTGCTTAGTTTAAGTGTGTAGCTTGGCTGTGTGTAGCTTATGTGTGcaattaatgtgtattgaaGCTAAATGGCGAGAAGGACGCGTACCTGAAGCGTGAAATTGACTCGAAGTGGTCCTCCATGTCAGTTGCGAGTATGAGGTCGATGATCCTCCGACGCACCTGCCGCAGCTCGTCCCGCttgaggaagctgaagatGTTGCACTCCTCCATCTTCAGCACCTTGAAGGTAAGGCAGGAGTGGAAATTCTCTAAAACCGCCTTGTCGTTGAATAAATTTGCGATATCGTGGCCTGAGTTCACGAAGAAGGAGTTGGTCTTTCCGGGGTGGCCTATGTCGTGGCACATTGCGGCGACCACGAGAATGGCCCTGTCCAGGGCCGACATCTGCTCGTAGACGCCGACGAAGTTTGCGAGGCAGCAGAGCTTCTGGGCCACGAAAATGCCGTGCATACAGTTGTGGTACGAGACGTCTCTGTACAGCCCTTCCACCACGCTCAGGAAGTTAAGCATGGTGGTCTGCGGCACGCCGTGCTGGGCCTGGAAATCCTGCAGCAGGGAGTACGCCAGCGATATAAAGGGCTGTTTGGCCTCCCTGAAGTGGCCTAAGATGCTGAAGTTCCAGTCGTTCAGAAGCTGGAACAGGTTCACGGTGCTTTCGACCTTCGTAACCGTGCCCAGGTACTGGCTGAATCTGATGTCACAAGACACAGAATAGCGGTTCGAATCCGACAGTCTAACAAACTTTGACTCGGCAGATTCTAAAAATTTCATATTCACACTCCACGTAGCTACGACTAAAACGTGTCAAAACTATTCTAACTGTGGCCAATAACTATTCTAACTGTCGCTAAAACTAACGTGGCGTAGTGGATGTAGCCGGCTCAAAATAACTGGAAATGTACGTCTCCACGATGTCTGCCTCGTCTCCGAGGCTCTTGTATATCTGCGAGTGCGGAATGTAGTACAGGTTTGGGTTATTCGTCAACTGGTTCATGCAGGTCTTCATTGCCTTGCACATGTGATTCAGGGATCCTGTGATCTCGGGAAACATGTTGCCGGCTGCGTCGATTGTGCGATTGGCGATTTTGATGCACCTCCTCATGGTGATAAGCATATACTCTGCGGGCGTGAACGACTTGTCTGGACTCTTTGCCTCTGCGATGTCCCTCTCGAGCACATCGATCTTCCTCGTGGTGCTCAGCCAGTTATAAAAGGATACTCTCGTCTGGAGCTCTGAACTATAACTGCCGAAATACAACGTCAAGATGATCAAAATGAACGTAAACACTCTCAGCACcctaaaaatatgaatgaGATCCGAGCAAAGTTGCGTGTGAGGAgctaataattaaatataacaacTTACACGAAAACCCAGGGGATAATGAGCGATCCACAATTGGGTTTATATAAAACGGATATCGAGAATATGGTGACGAACTGAAGGTGAATCAACCAAGTCTTGGACGTTCTAAATCAAAGTAAGCGTCGAGTAAACATACCTCGTGGGTATAAACGAATCAACCACTGCAATCAGTAAGATGCTGTAAAAGTAAGTCAACGCCTTTATGCCCTCCCTGGGAGTAATTACGTCACGGGCGGGTACATCTGAGGGAATGTTCTCAATAACGTAAGACGATAAAAGCAACCAACATCCCCAAATGAAGTTAATCTATGAATAGTTAATAGTGAGCCGTTAAATATGAGTATAAAGGTACCAGTCCTAGAGACAAGTAGCAAAGTTTCTCGGTCAAACTGCGAAACCTCTTGTAAAGGCCAATCAGAGGAAACAAGGCCAGAACTGAAGTAACGGCCATTGTCACGTGGAACAAAACTAAGATATAGTATTTGCCCTTCCACAGCCCTAAATACACCAAATGTGTGTtaattaatcattttataatatataataagaGTTAAGTATGTACATATTGTACCTGATTTTTTAAAGACGATTGCACACAGCGGCCACAAAGTGAGAGTCATAACTAGGATCAAAAGGGAAACAAACGGCATCCTTCTCAACATCCACTCGTTTAAATTGAGAGAAAACAACATTTCCATTGAAAAACTGTTAAACTTGAGAGGAAATTTCGACATCTCGTGGAGGCCAGGGGAGTTGCCGAAATAACTGCCCTTGGAATCTTTGGAATTAATACGATTCAAAGAGGAACCTAAATACCAATGAATGTAGAGTGAATTagtgtaaaaattatttttaaaaaggaaaattgactgaaaatgtgtattgacATACGTCTATGCTCAATATAATGCAAAATCTCCGAATTCAAAAGCTCTGCATTAGAATGATTAGTAAAATTCTCGGGACCCTTGAACCTGTACCCGAATATTCCTATATCGGTAGAACCCAAAACATGTATGTTGGTACTGCGGGGTTCCGAGGAATCGGCTCTATGAATTCCCCGTTTCTGAAATTTGTCCCCTTCACAACTGTCGGAAGCAATAGAATCATTGATTTCTAGTACGGAATCCGACATTCCGAATAATGTACAGGAAGAATACAGGAAGAATAAGTGACAAGATGCTATAAAACGGTGTCTAATAAAAACTTCATTCgtgatttataaaaaaaatgagataacattttatatatcatcgtatataaacaaattggTTAAAATGCCCTAAAgtgaatataatacaaataatatcGACTGAGTCAAGAAAAAATGTGTGGagcaaaaaattaataaaatacaaaatgtCAAAACGTAAAATAtagtataattaataaatataaaaggaatataaaataaaaagataatgagaacaaataaataaatatgtgttaaccaatatataatgtgtaacataataaagaaGGATATGTACTAAAAAAGAATGatataaatcaatacattgaaaaatgaataagaaatttatgtaatttaagtaaatattcTAATGGAAGTAGAAGAATTGAAAGGAATAAGGAGAAAAATGGACAAATAGATTAAGATCATGAGTACGATTTCAAATTCTCAAAAAGAAGAAATGAATCTCGTGAGACATAACTATGAAGGTGTGTAAAAGAAAGATAAAGAATAGACTAAAAAAAGATACAGGAATTGACGGGTTGAACCATGATGGGGTGatattgataatttttttgtaGATCTTATCAATATATGCACTGTATCTTTTAAGCATCTTCTACagtaatatatatagtttGTCAACGTAGgctttaaatttttcaatGTACTGTATATGAATATACGATTCTAGAGTCTATTATATGTATTCATAATTAGTCGAACTCTATGGTTTCACAATTCATGGAATTATGTGTTAAGTATATCTAATATATATTGGGAATTCCCGTATATCTTGGTGCATAATTTATCGGTTCTTTATTGCAAAGATGACAGATTCAGCAACCCCGTCAGTCAACGCTAAGCTGTTTGTTGGATCTGTACCTACGAATGTTACCGAGGTATTTATAGTTcgtatgtatttatataatatctGTAGGAACAACTCAAGTCAGAACTATCTAAATACGGACAATTAGTATCCCTGTTTTATATGCCTGACCAGACGAAGCAAAATAATGGCTGGGCATTCGTAACATTTGAAACTAACGAAAACGCATCAGATGCAATAGACGCCTTAAACGGAAAAGTAGTATTCGATGTATGTTTCATGGCAGAAAAGTAGATAGtacataaaaacaataattcATTGATAATTAGGGCTCTAGTCAAGGATTGGAAGTGGTGTACGCATCGCAGCGTAATATGGCAGAAACGCAGCCACAGCCACAACCCCCAAAACCACAACCAAGCAGTTCACCACTGTGGCAGCAGTTTACAACAGCAGAAGGAGTGCCGTACTACTACAACGTAAGAACAGGTCAAACGCAGTGGCAGAAACCAGTGGAATTCACGAGCACGAGCGCCACAAGAACAGCAGGAGGAGGCTCGTCATTCGGACCGCCGGGAGCGAACCTATTCGTGTTCCACGTCCCAGCAAACTGGAACGACATAGACCTGATAGAGCACTTCAAGCACTTCGGAAACGTAATAAGCGCGAGAGTGCAGAGAGACTCAGCAGGAAGAAATAGAGGCTTCGGATTCATATCGTACGATAACCCGCAGAGCGCAGTCGTagcaataaaaaatatgaacgGGTTCAGCGTGGGAGgaaagtacctgaaggtACAGCTGAAAAAGGGAGAGGAGCATTATATGCACTCAGACCAGTACCAAGTGCAGCCATACGGCTCGCAGAGCCAGTACGGCTCGTCGCACGTGCAGTCAGGAAGCAGCACACTGACGCCGAAGTACCAAATGCATTACAACCCATACTGATATCAAGTCAAGGGatcataaaaattttatgatCCAGCCCCTGCAATGCCTAAAGGCCTTAATGCAATTGACTCCACATATAAGTACATTTAGATAAAAGATAATTTGTGTGTGTAGATATATAAAAGTGAAAGAAAAAactaaagtaaataataaaaatgtgtgtaatcCTATGAATATATGTCAAGTGTACAAGTGtatcaaaaatatatagtaaaGGGtgaaacaaaatttaaagtaatTTCCTCAAATTGCTAGTGAGTTGAGAAAGACCGATAGCAGTTAAAAAGTTAATGGCGAACCTGATGTTCTTGGGATGATCAGTAGGAAACATGCCCTCGAGGTGAGGAAGAAGGTCCTCGTCGTAAAAGCGGCGACAAAGCACGTCAGCGCCCATGTTCTGAGAAAGGTCCTGAAGAAGAATCTTGATGAAGATCCTGGCGCTGGAAGTGGTGTCCTCCTCAGTGAGCCGAATGACGGAAAGAACGGTCCAGGGAATGGCCTCGGAGTGCAAAAGGTGCGAAAAGAACTTGCCAACGTTGCGAAGCTTCGAAGTCTCGAGTCGGTGAATGAGGCTGTACTGCCTGGAGAAGCACTCCTGAAAGCAGCTGCAGTACACGGGCCTGATCTTGCACAGGCGCTCGGCCTGGAGCGCGTAGAACTGCTGAAAGGTCCGCTCCATGGCGCAGCAGTCGATGAGCATGGTGCACACCTCGACCTCCCTGCCCTCCTCGATGTTGAGCTTGAGCAGTTTGTGGACGCACTCCTCGTAGTTCAGGGACGACATGATGCACAGGTAGAGCGTCTTCCTCAGGTTGATTAAGTCCTGCTCAGTGGAGTCGGTGATCCTAACGAGGTCCTTGCCGGCCTTCTTGTCAgactcctcgtcctcaCTGTCATCGGAGGAGGCCTCGGAGTCCTCGCTGGTGTCGCTGCCGGCGTCCTCAATGCCCAGCAGAGAGTTCTTTATCCCCTCCCATTTGGCGTTCTCGGCTCTGTAGACCTCGGGAGTGACAGGTTGGAAAATGTTCAGGTGCTCCTGAGCGGCGATGGAGCCGTCCAGGAAGTCTATGTCGTGGGTAAACTGGTCGCCCTCCTCGACCAAGTCGAGTTCCTCAGTGGTGGGCGGGTACTCCTCGAACTTTTTGCGTCTGACGTCCCAAAGCTTCTCAATTGTGTACTGCGTCTTCTTATCAACGCTACCTGACTGTAGAATTGATCTCAGTCGCTCAAAAATTGCGTCCAGCCCCTCCTTGCACGAGTCCAGTAAGAAAGCTCCAACCTCCTTAATGAAGTTGACTGAAAGCTCCACTGAGTCGTCAGTAGGGTTCTCGAGTAAAATCATCAGAAGTTGCAACGCCATAACGTCCTGGGCGACCTTCTGGTTCACCAAGTGGGCAATACACTTCACACAGGACTGGCATACTATGCGATCGTTCCTCTTGTATGCGCGGCGAAACTGAAGTATGACTCTGGACAGCACGAGCTCCCCGACTTCGGGGAACTTGGAGTTGACGACTGCCAAAAACGAGGCGTAGATGGGAGTGAACCCTGGTGAGGCCATCTGGGCTCGAATCCAGGTCCTGGCGAATAAGCCACGACCCCGAATCAGGTTACATTCGAGCAATTCACAAATCAATTCCGCAATGTTTGTTAGGGTCAGCTTGTTTACAATGCTGTTGATGCGCTTCTTCAATTTTTCCCACTCCTGGCGCTGGTACTCCACGGAATCGTCCTCTTCAATTTCACGTTGGAGTCTCTGGAGCTTGAAAGGAGGGATGTAAACACCTCCAGTTCTACTTAAACCAacattgatattttttccattctTACTTGGTGAATGTGGTCTCTTTTTCAAGGACTCAGTAACTTTTTCACCAAGATTCTCAGTGGGAGCATCACTCGACTGAGCGACGGGAGATTTGGCTCTTGATttcattataatttaatctatatgatttaaaaaataattaaaattaaattatcattttaaGTGAAAAAAAATCTGATTTCAAA from Theileria orientalis strain Shintoku DNA, chromosome 1, complete genome encodes the following:
- a CDS encoding uncharacterized protein (3'5'-cyclic nucleotide phosphodiesterase domain containing protein); its protein translation is MSDSVLEINDSIASDSCEGDKFQKRGIHRADSSEPRSTNIHVLGSTDIGIFGYRFKGPENFTNHSNAELLNSEILHYIEHRRSSLNRINSKDSKGSYFGNSPGLHEMSKFPLKFNSFSMEMLFSLNLNEWMLRRMPFVSLLILVMTLTLWPLCAIVFKKSGLWKGKYYILVLFHVTMAVTSVLALFPLIGLYKRFRSLTEKLCYLSLGLINFIWGCWLLLSSYVIENIPSDVPARDVITPREGIKALTYFYSILLIAVVDSFIPTRVLRVFTFILIILTLYFGSYSSELQTRVSFYNWLSTTRKIDVLERDIAEAKSPDKSFTPAEYMLITMRRCIKIANRTIDAAGNMFPEITGSLNHMCKAMKTCMNQLTNNPNLYYIPHSQIYKSLGDEADIVETYISSYFEPATSTTPLVATWSVNMKFLESAESKFVRLSDSNRYSVSCDIRFSQYLGTVTKVESTVNLFQLLNDWNFSILGHFREAKQPFISLAYSLLQDFQAQHGVPQTTMLNFLSVVEGLYRDVSYHNCMHGIFVAQKLCCLANFVGVYEQMSALDRAILVVAAMCHDIGHPGKTNSFFVNSGHDIANLFNDKAVLENFHSCLTFKVLKMEECNIFSFLKRDELRQVRRRIIDLILATDMEDHFESISRFRLKRISRDFNVGDELWSICKMLIKASDLGSTCITWDLSYEWAQRLLCEFYSQGDLEKSLDLPVSALCDSTRHRDVPKAQSGFLSLVVAPLYEELSKIPHHPNSHKAKPLLLSGELSESSRAYDHNDVDASGHAGEDAMPNNQDSDSFHFVELVTGNIDSHHALNVDDLDYDEYGNRRSLSRVHCSNRVYDVCIVQLKKNIERWEQMADLGEALPVDHFANEDVSLDVHLAIHT
- a CDS encoding RNA-binding protein is translated as MTDSATPSVNAKLFVGSVPTNVTEEQLKSELSKYGQLVSLFYMPDQTKQNNGWAFVTFETNENASDAIDALNGKVVFDGSSQGLEVVYASQRNMAETQPQPQPPKPQPSSSPLWQQFTTAEGVPYYYNVRTGQTQWQKPVEFTSTSATRTAGGGSSFGPPGANLFVFHVPANWNDIDLIEHFKHFGNVISARVQRDSAGRNRGFGFISYDNPQSAVVAIKNMNGFSVGGKYLKVQLKKGEEHYMHSDQYQVQPYGSQSQYGSSHVQSGSSTLTPKYQMHYNPY
- a CDS encoding cell-cycle-control protein, with protein sequence MKKRPHSPSKNGKNINVGLSRTGGVYIPPFKLQRLQREIEEDDSVEYQRQEWEKLKKRINSIVNKLTLTNIAELICELLECNLIRGRGLFARTWIRAQMASPGFTPIYASFLAVVNSKFPEVGELVLSRVILQFRRAYKRNDRIVCQSCVKCIAHLVNQKVAQDVMALQLLMILLENPTDDSVELSVNFIKEVGAFLLDSCKEGLDAIFERLRSILQSGSVDKKTQYTIEKLWDVRRKKFEEYPPTTEELDLVEEGDQFTHDIDFLDGSIAAQEHLNIFQPVTPEVYRAENAKWEGIKNSLLGIEDAGSDTSEDSEASSDDSEDEESDKKAGKDLVRITDSTEQDLINLRKTLYLCIMSSLNYEECVHKLLKLNIEEGREVEVCTMLIDCCAMERTFQQFYALQAERLCKIRPVYCSCFQECFSRQYSLIHRLETSKLRNVGKFFSHLLHSEAIPWTVLSVIRLTEEDTTSSARIFIKILLQDLSQNMGADVLCRRFYDEDLLPHLEGMFPTDHPKNIRFAINFLTAIGLSQLTSNLRKLL